The Candidatus Omnitrophota bacterium genome contains a region encoding:
- a CDS encoding thermonuclease family protein → MNKKIIFSLFLMVLVITGCQASSGKDYAYSNILVTRAVDGDTLVLENRERVRLIGIDTPEMHESNKLYRDAQRSGQDVEAIKRLGRQSYAFTKKLVEGKRVRLEFDVERYDKYKRILAYVYLEDGTFVNAKIVEEGYASLMTYPPNVKYADLFLKLYREARQNQRGLWK, encoded by the coding sequence ATGAATAAGAAGATTATCTTTTCACTGTTTTTAATGGTTTTAGTTATAACGGGTTGCCAGGCATCCTCCGGCAAGGATTATGCTTATAGCAATATTTTAGTGACTCGGGCAGTAGATGGGGATACGCTGGTATTGGAAAACCGGGAGCGGGTGCGTTTGATCGGAATCGATACCCCGGAGATGCATGAATCGAATAAACTCTACCGCGACGCGCAGCGTTCAGGGCAGGATGTTGAAGCAATCAAGCGGTTGGGCAGGCAGTCTTATGCATTTACTAAAAAACTTGTCGAAGGAAAGCGGGTAAGATTAGAGTTTGACGTAGAAAGATATGATAAATATAAAAGAATCCTGGCCTATGTTTATTTAGAGGATGGGACATTTGTAAATGCCAAGATTGTGGAGGAGGGCTATGCTTCGTTAATGACTTATCCTCCGAATGTGAAATACGCGGATTTATTTTTAAAATTATATCGAGAGGCGCGCCAAAATCAGCGCGGGCTCTGGAAATAG